The proteins below come from a single Macadamia integrifolia cultivar HAES 741 unplaced genomic scaffold, SCU_Mint_v3 scaffold1495, whole genome shotgun sequence genomic window:
- the LOC122063940 gene encoding photosystem I chlorophyll a/b-binding protein 5, chloroplastic, with amino-acid sequence MAATMGSRTLFHPFSAAAAAASSSSSSTFAGKHISSYPFVSTFSPASPRSTTSRPQSTIVRAQRPTWLPGLDPPPHLDGSLAGDYGFDPLGLGEDPESLKWYVQAELVHARFAMAGVAGILFTDLLRVTRISNVPVWYEAGAMKFNFASTETLFIVQLFLMGFAETKRYMDFTNPGSQAQEGTFFGLEAALEGLEPGYPGGPLLNPLGIAKDIKRAHDWKLKEIKNGRLAMVAMLGIFIQAYVTHVGPIDNLMEHLSNPWHRTVIQTLYGAGS; translated from the exons ATGGCCGCTACAATGGGAAGTAGAACCCTCTTTCACCCTTTCTCAGCTgcagctgctgctgcttcttcttcttcttcttccacattCGCTGGTAAGCACATCAGCAGCTATCCATTCGTTAGTACCTTCTCGCCTGCAAGCCCAAGATCCACCACTTCACGTCCCCAATCAACCATAGTTCGAGCACAGCGACCTACCTGGCTTCCTGGACTTGACCCACCTCCTCACCTCGATGGAAG TCTAGCCGGAGATTATGGTTTCGATCCTCTCGGGCTCGGAGAGGATCCAGAAAGTTTGAAATGGTATGTGCAGGCAGAGCTAGTGCATGCTCGTTTCGCCATGGCTGGAGTTGCCGGAATTCTTTTTACTGAT TTGCTTCGTGTGACGAGAATAAGCAACGTACCAGTTTGGTATGAAGCAGGGGCTATGAAATTCAACTTTGCCAGCACAGAGACCCTGTTCATTGTTCAACTCTTCTTGATGGG ATTTGCAGAGACAAAGAGGTACATGGATTTCACTAATCCTGGATCCCAGGCTCAAGAGGGAACCTTCTTCGGGCTTGAAGCCGCACTAGAAGGTTTAGAACCAGG CTACCCTGGTGGTCCATTGCTCAATCCTCTTGGTATAGCTAAAGATATAAAAAGAGCTCATGACTGGAAGTTAAAAGAGATCAAGAACG GACGGCTGGCAATGGTGGCCATGCTTGGTATATTCATCCAGGCATATGTGACTCATGTTGGTCCCATCGACAATCTCATGGAACATCTCTCCAACCCGTGGCACAGAACTGTAATCCAGACACTGTATGGTGCAGGTTCTTGA